The genomic region TAACCAAACTGCCCAAGCCATTATCAATCGTTCGGAACAATCCGACCTGGCCAGTAAAAAAATTGCTGCTTCTTTGGAACTCCTGCAGCGTACCACTCCACCATCAACTGATTTTGACTCAGTAGATCAAGCGGTCACGTTGGCAGCAAGTGAACTGGAGCAAACGACTCGGTCAAATAAAAATCAACAAGAGCATTTGAAAGAAATTCGTAACGCTGCTAAAAAATTAACCAGGTATGTAGATAGACTTAACAGCCTATCTTTACAGTTTAAATTTGATCAAAAATAGATTAGGCCTGCGAAGGTCCTAATCTATTTTTTGTACAGGAAACTTTACTAACTTGTCAAATTTAATATTATTGGAAATTTCTACGAGGAGTGGTAACTTTGGGAGAGGCCATATTTAGACAACAACGCAACGGTCTTTATGCGGTAAATATAGTAGTACCGGGAGGTATCTTTACCCCTGAACAACTAATGGGTTTAGCCGAAGCCGCCAGGGATATTGGAGTGTGGCGAATAAAATGTGGTATCCGGCAAACCCTGATTGCGGTTTTAGAACAGGATAAAATCCCGGCTTTGTTAGAAAAAATCCAGGGCCTTGGTATGCAAGTGGCTCCCTTTGGCAACAAAATCCGCAGTGTTAAAGCCTGCCCCGGTGGCGCCGAACTTTGCCCCCGGGCCCTTGGTCCGGCCTTAGAATTAGGCATGGAACTACAGGAACGTTACCTTGGTCAAGACGTTCCCAAGGATTTTAAAATATCCACCGCCGGCTGTCCCCGGGGTTGTACGGAACCCTACTGCGCCGACCTGGGATTGATTGCTAAAGGGGGAGACAATTTTGATATAGTGATTGGTGGCCGGGGTTCCACCACTAAACCGGTGCATGGTACATCAATAGTTTCGGCTGTTAGCCGGAAGAAAGTCTTTGCTGTAGTGGACTTTTTACTTGACCAATATAGAAAGTTAGCAGAACCCCGCGAACGGCTCTGTAGCACCATTGCCCGCCTGGGCATCGAGCCTTTTATTCCCCCGGAAAAAATTTATTTAGACCAAGAGCAGCAGCAAGATGAGTTTGCCGCTTTTCTTATGGAGTAGTGTGAAAGGAGAAATGTCTAATGAGTGATAGCAGAATGACGGATGTTAATTTACAGCAATTAGCTAAACTATTAAGCGACTTCTGCCAGGACTGCGATGAACTGGCCTCAGGACAATGTAAGGAAGCCACCTGCTTGATCGGCTTTGCTAAAAAGGTAATCAAATTTGCTGATCAAAAAGGGGTTTTAGATATCCCGGGGGCCAGTAAACTGATACCCACTAAGGACTTTAAGCCCTACTATCAGGATGCGGTGGCCAAAGCCATAGCTGAAAGCTGTAAGCAATGCAAAGAGTGCCGGGATAACCATTCTCCTGATTGCGTTATTTCTCTGGTTAGAACTGCTCTGGAACATGCCGTGCTGCAGGAACAAATTGACTACCCCGGCAGTGTTTTTATGTACCTGGCCAAGGTTAAGCAGCAAAACAGCGAGATTTCTGAGCAAATAGCCAGCCACCTGCGCAAACAGCTTTAAATCAAAGAAGTCCGGAGTATATTCCGGACTTCTTTAACTAAAACATTAAAAATCTCTTTCTTAGTAACCGGTAGAGAACCACATAGCCGAAAAGAAAGACACCCAGCATAATTAAAGCGATGGTATGATATAAACTTATTCTATTTTCCAAACTGGATATTCTTTGGTCCCGGACTGCAATTTGTCTTTGAATATCTTCCTTCTCTTTGGCCACTATTTCTTGCTGTTGTTTAACCAATAACTTTTCTTCTTGCAACCGGTACTTCTCTTCTTGTAGCTTAAAATTGGCCTGACTTAAATCTTTAATGCGCTCATTCATTAGAAAAGACTCTGACTGACCGGGGGTTTCTTTTAATGCAGTCCACAGGGTAAGTCCATCCAGCTTGTCAAACTTTACGCCATTCAAATAGCCAATTGTCGGAGCAATATCGCAAATACTGGCGGTAGAAATTTGAGCACCTTCTTTAAATGGTAACCCCTTCATAATTAACGGCGGGGCACCCAGGGTACCGGTAATAACAATCATACTCTTGTCAAAACTGTCTTCGTCATGTAATTTCCTGAATAAGCGTCCAATCTGGGCATCAGTGTTGGTTACAGCCATTTTATACTCATTGCTGTTAACTCCATGTTTTTGTAGAACGGTTCGCAGCTCCGGTAACACAATGATGTTGAAATAATATTGGGCCTGAGACCACTCATTTAGAACATTGCTGATCACCAGTTCGTCTTTGTGGTTAAATGGCCCC from Desulfotomaculum nigrificans DSM 574 harbors:
- a CDS encoding alkaline phosphatase family protein; this translates as MVRRKFLCFLIALFICISGAAMALAEPASTEKANKNNGPDVTSKIFIIVVDGLQDEVLQKTSAPNINGIANTGVKADKVISVFPDNAQTTVASILTGLLPENHQFVKAGSKLKGITIQQGMNDKKISTSFFGAEGAIKKLMAKGGHNCEGPFNHKDELVISNVLNEWSQAQYYFNIIVLPELRTVLQKHGVNSNEYKMAVTNTDAQIGRLFRKLHDEDSFDKSMIVITGTLGAPPLIMKGLPFKEGAQISTASICDIAPTIGYLNGVKFDKLDGLTLWTALKETPGQSESFLMNERIKDLSQANFKLQEEKYRLQEEKLLVKQQQEIVAKEKEDIQRQIAVRDQRISSLENRISLYHTIALIMLGVFLFGYVVLYRLLRKRFLMF
- a CDS encoding nitrite reductase, coding for MGEAIFRQQRNGLYAVNIVVPGGIFTPEQLMGLAEAARDIGVWRIKCGIRQTLIAVLEQDKIPALLEKIQGLGMQVAPFGNKIRSVKACPGGAELCPRALGPALELGMELQERYLGQDVPKDFKISTAGCPRGCTEPYCADLGLIAKGGDNFDIVIGGRGSTTKPVHGTSIVSAVSRKKVFAVVDFLLDQYRKLAEPRERLCSTIARLGIEPFIPPEKIYLDQEQQQDEFAAFLME